The following proteins are encoded in a genomic region of Streptococcus sp. 29892:
- the whiA gene encoding DNA-binding protein WhiA — translation MSFTIKVKEELLIQASQNKSELSAIIKLSGSLGLASTGLTLSISTENAKIARHIYELFLHFYQVKAEIRHHQKPNLKKNRVYAVVIEEGVNDILNDLHLADSFFGLETGISPLVLENDSWCQAYLRGAFLAAGSVKDPEKGRYQLEIASVYSDHAHDLANLLQKFLLDAKVIERSKGTITYLQRAEDIMDFLLVIGAEEAKTAFEDIKLLREARNDLNRANNAETANIAKTVNASMKTINNIIKIMDSIGLDQLSGDLQEIAQLRIQHPDYSIQQLADSLTVPITKSGVNHRLRKINKIADDL, via the coding sequence ATGAGTTTTACCATAAAAGTCAAAGAAGAACTTTTGATACAAGCCAGTCAAAATAAGAGTGAACTGTCAGCCATTATCAAACTGTCTGGCAGTCTGGGGCTGGCTTCAACAGGTCTGACCCTGTCCATCTCGACGGAAAATGCCAAGATTGCCAGACATATCTACGAATTGTTCCTGCATTTTTATCAGGTAAAAGCAGAAATCCGTCACCATCAAAAACCTAATCTCAAAAAGAACCGTGTTTATGCAGTAGTCATTGAGGAGGGGGTCAATGACATCTTAAATGATTTGCATTTGGCAGATAGTTTTTTTGGATTGGAAACAGGGATTTCGCCTCTTGTTCTTGAAAATGATAGCTGGTGCCAAGCCTATTTGCGTGGGGCTTTCTTGGCAGCAGGTTCCGTCAAGGATCCTGAAAAGGGACGGTATCAGTTGGAAATTGCCTCTGTTTACAGTGACCATGCCCATGACTTAGCTAATCTGTTACAAAAATTTCTCTTGGATGCCAAGGTTATTGAGCGGAGTAAAGGAACCATTACCTATCTGCAACGGGCAGAGGATATTATGGATTTTCTGCTGGTCATCGGGGCAGAAGAGGCCAAGACAGCCTTTGAAGATATTAAGCTCCTGCGTGAAGCACGTAATGACCTCAACCGTGCCAATAATGCAGAAACGGCTAATATTGCTAAGACGGTCAATGCCAGCATGAAGACCATCAACAATATCATCAAGATTATGGATAGCATTGGTTTGGATCAGCTATCGGGTGACCTGCAAGAGATTGCCCAACTCCGTATCCAACATCCTGATTATTCGATTCAGCAGTTGGCTGATAGTTTGACAGTACCCATCACTAAGAGTGGGGTTAATCACCGTTTGAGAAAAATCAATAAGATTGCGGATGATTTATAA